A single window of Labrus mixtus chromosome 23, fLabMix1.1, whole genome shotgun sequence DNA harbors:
- the hmgb2b gene encoding high mobility group protein B2b isoform X3, translating to MMRKDVNKPKGKTSAYAFFVQTCREEHRKKNPEQSVNFAEFSKKCSERWKGLTASDKKCFEDMAKADKVRYNNEMSDYVPPKGFGKKGRKRKDPNAPKRPPSAFFVFCSEYRPSVKQQYPGLSIGDCAKKLGEMWSKLSQSEKLPYEEKAQKLREKYDRDMVAYRGGGTAYPRNPGSSAQAGGEEDDDEGEDDDDDDDDDE from the exons ATGATGCGTAAAGACGTGAACAAGCCGAAGGGGAAGACGTCGGCGTACGCGTTCTTCGTGCAGACGTGTCGAGAGGAACACAGGAAGAAGAACCCGGAACAGTCGGTCAACTTCGCAGAGTTCTCCAAGAAGTGCTCCGAGAGGTGGAAG ggTCTGACTGCCAGTGATAAGAAATGTTTCGAGGACATGGCGAAGGCCGACAAGGTGCGCTACAACAACGAGATGAGTGACTACGTCCCCCCCAAGGGCTTCGGGAAGAAGGGCCGCAAGAGGAAAGACCCCAACGCCCCCAAGAGACCCCC gTCAGCGTTCTTCGTGTTCTGCAGCGAGTACCGCCCCTCCGTGAAGCAGCAGTACCCCGGCCTGTCTATAGGAGACTGTGCTAAGAAGCTGGGAGAGATGTGGAGCAAACTGTCCCAGAGCGAGAAACTACCGTACGAAGAGAAGGCCCAGAAACTACGTGAGAAATACGACcgg GACATGGTGGCGTATCGTGGCGGCGGCACCGCATACCCCAGAAACCCCGGCTCCTCCGCTCAggcaggaggggaggaagacgacgatgagggggaggacgatgacgacgacgacgacgacgacgagtag
- the LOC132958480 gene encoding LIM domain-containing protein A-like, with protein MQVPHTHTVRHLSHMQVTHTQYITCLTPAGNTHTHTVRHLSHTCRYHTHTHSTSPVSHLQVTHTDTHSTSPVSHLQVPHTHTHRQYITCLTPAGTPHTHTHTVRYLSHTCRYHTHTQYVTCLTPVGTTHTVRHLSHTCRYHTHTHTVRHLSHTCRYHTHTQYVTCLTPAGTPHTHTQYVTCLTPVGNPHTHTQYVTCLTPVGTTHTVRHLSHTCRYHTHTVRHLSHTCRYHTHTHSTSPVSHLQVPHTHTHTVRHLSHTCRYPTHTQYVTCLTPVGTTHTHSTSPVSHLQVPHTHTVCHLSHTCRYPTHTQYVTCLTPVGTTHTHTQYVTCLTPAGTPHTHSTSPVSHL; from the exons atgcaggtaccacacacacacacagtacgtcacctgtctcacatgcaggtaacacacacacagtacatcacctgtctcacacctgcaggtaacacacacacacacacagtacgtcacctgtctcacacctgcaggtaccacacacacacacacagtacgtcacctgtctcacacctgcaggtaacacacacagacacacacagtacgtcacctgtctcacacctgcaggtaccacacacacacacacacagacagtacatcacctgtctcacacctgcaggtaccccacacacacacacacacacagtacgttacctgtctcacacctgcaggtaccacacacacacacagtacgtcacctgtctcacacctgtaggtaccacacacacagtacgtcacctgtctcacacctgcaggtaccacacacacacacacacagtacgtcacctgtctcacacctgcaggtaccacacacacacacagtacgtcacctgtctcacacctgcaggtaccccacacacacacacacagtatgtcacctgtctcacacctgtaggtaacccacacacacacacacagtacgtcacctgtctcacacctgtaggtaccacacacacagtacgtcacctgtctcacacctgcaggtaccacacacacacagtacgtcacctgtctcacacctgcaggtaccacacacacacacacagtacgtcacctgtctcacacctgcaggtaccccacacacacacacacacagtacgtcacctgtctcacacctgcaggtaccccacacacacacagtacgtcacctgtctcacacctgtaggtaccacacacacacacagtacatcacctgtctcacacctgcaggtaccccacacacacacagtatgtcacctgtctcacacctgtag gtaccccacacacacacagtatgtcacctgtctcacacctgtaggtaccacacacacacacacacagtacgtcacctgtctcacacctgcaggtaccccacacacacacagtacgtcacctgtctcacacctgtag